In one window of Pseudomonas putida DNA:
- a CDS encoding energy transducer TonB, whose translation MGNVQTAARAYDQPWRPAPGDLVELGRTLRLPLAQLRLQRTPVSGLKRRDKLALGLLVLVLHGAAAYWVSQRPTPELPVIPPEIPPMTIEFAAPAPPVVEPPPPVPVVEPPPPPPPVVDELAAKPAPKPVPKPKPVPKPVPKPQPKPVEAPPPAPTPAPAPPAPAPAPPAPAPVTPASANAAYLKNPAPEYPQLAQRRGWEGTVLLRVEVLPSGKPGQIQIQKTSGRDALDAAALAAVKRWSFVPAKQGDVAQVGWVSVPIDFKLR comes from the coding sequence ATGGGTAATGTCCAGACGGCCGCGAGGGCCTACGACCAGCCATGGCGCCCGGCCCCGGGCGACCTGGTCGAGCTTGGACGCACGCTTCGCCTGCCGCTGGCGCAGCTGCGCCTGCAGCGCACGCCGGTCAGTGGTCTCAAGCGTCGCGACAAGCTGGCGCTGGGGTTGCTGGTGCTGGTCCTGCATGGCGCTGCGGCCTACTGGGTCAGTCAGCGACCAACCCCCGAGCTGCCGGTGATTCCGCCAGAGATTCCGCCGATGACCATCGAGTTCGCCGCCCCGGCGCCGCCGGTCGTCGAGCCGCCACCGCCTGTGCCTGTGGTCGAGCCGCCACCGCCACCACCGCCGGTGGTCGATGAGCTGGCCGCCAAGCCTGCACCGAAGCCGGTACCTAAACCAAAACCGGTGCCAAAGCCCGTACCCAAGCCGCAGCCCAAACCGGTCGAGGCGCCACCACCGGCACCGACCCCAGCGCCTGCGCCGCCTGCTCCGGCACCTGCACCACCAGCACCGGCACCGGTCACGCCCGCTTCAGCCAACGCCGCGTACCTGAAGAACCCGGCGCCGGAATACCCGCAACTGGCCCAGCGCCGTGGATGGGAAGGCACCGTGTTGTTGCGGGTGGAGGTACTGCCTAGCGGCAAGCCGGGGCAGATCCAGATCCAGAAGACCAGCGGCCGCGATGCCCTGGATGCTGCCGCGCTCGCTGCGGTGAAGCGCTGGAGCTTCGTGCCGGCCAAGCAGGGTGACGTGGCCCAGGTGGGCTGGGTCAGCGTCCCGATCGATTTCAAGCTTCGTTAA
- a CDS encoding sulfate/molybdate ABC transporter ATP-binding protein translates to MSIEVRNVSKRFNSFQALNNINLDIHSGELVALLGPSGCGKTTLLRIIAGLETPDDGSIVFHGEDVSGHDVRDRNVGFVFQHYALFRHMSVFDNVAFGLRMKPKGERPSESKIAEKVHELLNMVQLDWLADRYPEQLSGGQRQRIALARALAVEPKVLLLDEPFGALDAKVRKELRRWLARLHEDINLTSVFVTHDQEEAMEVADRIVVMNKGVIEQIGSPGEVYEKPANDFVYHFLGDSNRLALSEGNHVLFRPHEVSLSRHETEGHHAAEVRDIRPLGATTRVTLKVEGQSELIEAEVVKDHDSLTGLARGETLFFRPKVWQKVADI, encoded by the coding sequence ATGTCGATCGAAGTTCGTAACGTCAGCAAGCGCTTCAACAGTTTCCAGGCCCTGAACAACATCAACCTGGATATCCACAGCGGTGAGCTGGTCGCGCTGCTCGGCCCCTCCGGCTGCGGCAAGACCACCCTGCTGCGCATCATCGCCGGCCTCGAGACGCCGGATGACGGCAGCATCGTGTTCCACGGCGAGGACGTCTCGGGCCACGATGTGCGCGATCGCAACGTCGGGTTCGTGTTCCAGCACTATGCGCTGTTCCGCCACATGAGCGTGTTCGACAACGTCGCCTTCGGCTTGCGCATGAAACCCAAGGGCGAACGTCCGAGCGAGAGCAAGATCGCCGAGAAGGTCCATGAGTTGCTGAACATGGTCCAGCTCGACTGGCTCGCCGACCGCTATCCCGAGCAGTTGTCGGGGGGCCAGCGCCAACGTATCGCCTTGGCCCGTGCCCTGGCGGTGGAGCCGAAGGTGCTGCTGCTCGACGAGCCGTTCGGCGCCCTCGATGCCAAGGTGCGCAAGGAGCTGCGCCGCTGGCTGGCGCGGTTGCACGAGGATATCAACCTGACCTCGGTGTTCGTCACCCACGATCAGGAAGAGGCCATGGAAGTGGCCGACCGCATCGTGGTGATGAACAAGGGCGTGATCGAACAGATCGGCTCGCCGGGCGAGGTGTACGAGAAACCGGCCAACGACTTCGTCTACCACTTCCTCGGCGATTCCAACCGCCTGGCCTTGAGCGAGGGCAACCATGTGCTGTTCCGTCCTCACGAGGTGTCGCTGTCGCGCCATGAGACCGAGGGCCACCACGCTGCCGAAGTCCGCGACATTCGCCCGCTGGGCGCGACCACCCGAGTGACGCTGAAGGTCGAGGGGCAGAGCGAGCTGATCGAGGCTGAAGTGGTCAAGGATCACGACAGCCTGACCGGGCTTGCGCGCGGCGAGACCCTGTTCTTCCGGCCGAAGGTCTGGCAGAAGGTGGCGGATATCTAA
- the cysW gene encoding sulfate ABC transporter permease subunit CysW yields MSSSSITASSAANAARRGSATSRRVLIGLGWLVFALFLLLPLVIVVSQALKNGFGTFFEAIFEPDALSALKLTLLAVGISVPLNLVFGVSAAWCVSKYSFRGKSVLVTLIDLPFSVSPVIAGLVYVLMFGAQGLLGPWLQDHDIQIVFALPGIVLATIFVTVPFVARELIPLMQEQGTQEEEAARLLGANGWQMFWHVTLPNIKWGLIYGVVLCTARAMGEFGAVSVVSGHIRGVTNTLPLHVEILYNEYNHVAAFSVASLLLILALFILLLKQWSENRINRLRHSAAEE; encoded by the coding sequence ATGTCTTCGTCATCCATAACTGCAAGCTCCGCCGCCAATGCCGCCCGCCGCGGCAGCGCCACCTCGCGCCGTGTACTGATCGGCCTTGGCTGGCTGGTGTTCGCGCTGTTCCTGCTGCTGCCGCTGGTGATCGTGGTGTCCCAGGCGCTGAAGAATGGCTTCGGCACCTTCTTCGAGGCGATCTTCGAGCCTGACGCGCTTTCGGCGCTCAAGTTGACGCTGCTTGCGGTGGGCATCTCGGTGCCGCTGAACCTGGTGTTCGGGGTCAGCGCCGCCTGGTGCGTGAGCAAGTACAGCTTCCGCGGCAAGAGCGTGCTGGTCACCCTGATCGACCTGCCGTTCTCGGTCTCGCCGGTGATCGCTGGCCTGGTCTACGTGCTGATGTTCGGCGCCCAGGGCCTGCTCGGCCCCTGGCTGCAGGACCACGATATCCAGATCGTCTTCGCCCTGCCGGGCATCGTGCTGGCGACCATTTTCGTCACCGTGCCCTTCGTCGCCCGTGAGCTGATCCCGCTGATGCAGGAGCAGGGCACGCAAGAGGAAGAGGCCGCGCGCCTGTTGGGCGCCAACGGCTGGCAGATGTTCTGGCATGTCACCCTGCCGAACATCAAATGGGGCCTGATCTACGGCGTGGTGCTGTGTACCGCGCGGGCCATGGGCGAGTTCGGTGCGGTGTCGGTGGTCTCCGGCCATATCCGCGGTGTCACCAACACCTTGCCGCTGCATGTGGAGATCCTCTACAACGAGTACAACCATGTCGCGGCCTTCAGCGTGGCCAGCCTGTTGCTGATCCTGGCGCTCTTCATCCTGCTGCTCAAGCAGTGGAGCGAGAACCGTATTAACCGCCTGCGCCACAGCGCAGCGGAGGAATAA
- the cysT gene encoding sulfate ABC transporter permease subunit CysT produces MSRRISPVIPGFGLTLGYTLVYLSLIVLIPLAAMFIHASQLTWEQFWNIISAPRVIAALKLSFGTALFAAIINGVIGTLLAWVLVRYTFPGRKIIEAMIDLPFALPTAVAGIALTALYAPAGWVGQFATDLGFKIAYTPLGITLALTFVTLPFVVRTVQPVLADIPREVEEAAACLGAKPLQVFRHVLAPALLPAWLTGFALAFARGVGEYGSVIFIAGNMPMKTEILPLLIMVKLDQYDYTGATAIGVLMLVVSFILLLLINLLQRRIETP; encoded by the coding sequence ATGTCACGTCGCATCTCCCCCGTCATACCCGGCTTCGGGCTGACGCTGGGCTACACCTTGGTGTACCTCAGCCTGATCGTGCTGATACCGCTGGCGGCCATGTTCATTCATGCCTCGCAGCTTACCTGGGAGCAGTTCTGGAACATCATCAGTGCACCGCGGGTCATCGCGGCGCTCAAGCTGAGTTTCGGTACCGCCCTGTTCGCCGCCATCATCAATGGCGTGATCGGCACCCTGCTGGCCTGGGTGCTGGTGCGCTACACCTTCCCCGGGCGCAAGATCATCGAAGCGATGATCGACCTGCCGTTCGCCCTGCCCACCGCCGTCGCCGGTATCGCCCTGACTGCCCTGTACGCACCTGCGGGCTGGGTCGGCCAGTTCGCCACTGACCTGGGCTTCAAGATCGCCTACACCCCGCTGGGCATCACCCTGGCCCTGACCTTCGTCACGCTGCCGTTCGTGGTGCGTACGGTGCAGCCGGTGCTGGCGGACATCCCGCGTGAGGTCGAGGAGGCCGCCGCCTGCCTGGGCGCCAAGCCGTTGCAGGTGTTCCGCCATGTGCTGGCGCCGGCACTGCTGCCGGCCTGGCTGACCGGCTTCGCCCTGGCATTCGCCCGGGGCGTGGGCGAGTACGGTTCGGTGATCTTCATCGCCGGCAACATGCCGATGAAGACCGAGATCCTGCCGCTGCTGATCATGGTCAAGCTCGACCAGTACGACTACACCGGCGCCACGGCCATCGGCGTGCTGATGCTGGTGGTTTCCTTCATCCTGCTGCTGCTGATCAACTTGCTTCAGCGGCGCATCGAAACCCCTTGA
- a CDS encoding sulfate ABC transporter substrate-binding protein codes for MSIRRYALAALASAVFAGSAIAKDYELLNVSYDPTRELYQQYNAEFIKHWQQTHPDDKVKIQQSHGGSGKQARAVIDGLRADVVTLALAGDIDEVAKLGKTLPENWQTRLPDASTPYTSTIVFLVRKGNPKGIKDWGDLIKKDVSVITPNPKTSGGARWNFLAAWAYGLKSGGSEAKAKEYVQELFKHVPVLDTGARGSTITFVNNGQGDVLLAWENEAFLALKEDGGSDKFEIVVPSLSILAEPPVAVVDKNAEKKGNTEIATEYLKHLYSPAGQKIAAENFYRPRDEKVAAEFAKQFPKLDLVTIDKDFGGWKTAQPKFFNDGGVFDQIYQAQ; via the coding sequence ATGTCCATCCGCCGTTATGCGCTCGCCGCTCTGGCCAGTGCCGTTTTTGCCGGTTCCGCCATCGCCAAGGATTACGAACTGCTCAACGTGTCCTATGACCCGACCCGTGAGCTGTACCAGCAGTACAACGCCGAATTCATCAAGCACTGGCAGCAGACGCATCCGGACGACAAGGTGAAGATCCAGCAATCGCACGGCGGCTCGGGCAAGCAAGCCCGCGCGGTAATCGACGGCCTGCGCGCCGACGTGGTGACCCTGGCCCTGGCTGGCGATATCGACGAAGTCGCCAAGCTCGGCAAGACCCTGCCGGAGAACTGGCAGACCCGTCTGCCGGATGCCAGCACCCCCTACACCTCGACCATCGTGTTCCTGGTGCGCAAGGGCAACCCGAAAGGCATCAAGGACTGGGGTGACCTGATCAAGAAAGACGTCTCGGTCATCACTCCGAACCCGAAAACCTCCGGCGGCGCGCGCTGGAACTTCCTCGCCGCCTGGGCCTATGGCCTGAAATCCGGTGGTAGCGAAGCCAAGGCCAAAGAGTACGTGCAGGAGCTGTTCAAGCACGTACCGGTGCTGGATACCGGCGCCCGCGGCTCGACCATCACCTTCGTCAACAACGGCCAGGGCGATGTCCTGCTGGCCTGGGAAAACGAAGCCTTCCTGGCACTGAAGGAAGACGGTGGCAGCGACAAGTTCGAGATCGTCGTGCCGTCGCTGTCGATCCTCGCCGAACCGCCAGTGGCGGTGGTCGACAAGAACGCCGAGAAGAAGGGCAACACCGAGATCGCCACCGAATACCTGAAACACCTGTACAGCCCTGCTGGGCAGAAGATCGCTGCGGAAAACTTCTACCGTCCGCGTGACGAGAAAGTCGCCGCCGAATTCGCCAAGCAGTTCCCGAAACTTGACCTGGTGACTATCGACAAGGACTTCGGTGGCTGGAAAACTGCTCAGCCGAAGTTCTTCAACGACGGCGGTGTGTTCGACCAGATCTACCAGGCGCAGTAA
- the oscA gene encoding sulfur starvation response protein OscA has product MSASLRSIDGQDEATILREIQSALRDLRFGAVEITVHNAQVVQIERKEKFRLQQPGNKSG; this is encoded by the coding sequence ATGAGTGCATCTCTGCGTAGCATCGACGGTCAGGACGAAGCCACCATTCTGCGTGAAATCCAGAGCGCGCTGCGCGACCTGCGCTTCGGTGCAGTGGAGATCACCGTGCACAACGCTCAGGTCGTGCAGATCGAGCGCAAGGAGAAATTCCGCCTGCAGCAGCCCGGCAACAAGTCCGGCTGA
- a CDS encoding efflux RND transporter permease subunit, giving the protein MKGSFNLSDWALKHQSFVWYLMFVALLMGVFSYMNLGREEDPSFTIKTMVIQTRWPGATQDETLYQVTDRIEKKLEELDSLDYVKSYTRPGESTVFVYLRDTTQAEDIPQIWYQVRKKIQDIRGEFPQGLQGPGFNDEFGDVFGSIYAFTTDGLDLRQLRDYVEQVRAEVREVPNIGKVETIGVQDEVLYLNFSTRKLAALGIDQRQVMQALQSQNAVTPAGVIEAGPERISVRTTGQFASEKDLQVVNLRINDRFFRLADIADIERGFQDPPAPMFRYNGQSAIGLAIGMKKGGNIQAFGKALRDKMDSITAELPVGVGVHTVSNQAVVVEDAVGGFTSALFEAVIIVLVVSFISLGIRAGLVVACSIPLVLAMVFVFMEYSGITMQRISLGALIIALGLLVDDAMITVEMMVTRLEMGESKNDAATYAYTSTAFPMLTGTLVTVAGFVPIGLNASSAGEYTFTLFAVIAVALLVSWVVAVFFAPVLGVHILSSKVKPHDEEPGRIGRAFESGLLWCMRNRWLTIVGTVVLFALAVLSMRFVQNQFFPSSDRPEILLELNLPQNASIQETRRAVDRLEATLKDDPDIDHWSTYIGQGAVRFYLPLDQQLQNPYYAQLVIVSKGLEQRNTLIPKLQERLRNDFVGIGTNVQSLEMGPPVGRPIQYRVSGKDIDQVRKHAIDLATLLDQNPNIGEMMYDWNEPGKVLRVEIAQDKARQLGLSSEDVANVMNSIVTGAPVTQVNDQIYLVDVVARAKDSERGSPDTLQNLQIVSPSGTSIPLLSFATVRYELEQPLVWRRDRKPTITIKASVNGEIQPTDLVAQLKPKIEEFAASLPAGYEVATGGTVEESGKAQGPIAQVIPLMLFLMATFLMIQLHSVQKLFLVVSVAPLGLIGVVLALVPTGTPMGFVAILGILALIGIIIRNSVILVTQIDEFEAQGYSPWDAVVEATNHRRRPILLTAAAASLGMIPIAREVFWGPMAYAMIGGIISATLLTLLFLPALYVAWYKIREPQAQN; this is encoded by the coding sequence ACCGGATCGAGAAGAAGCTCGAGGAGCTGGACTCGCTCGACTACGTCAAGAGCTACACCCGGCCCGGCGAGTCGACGGTTTTCGTCTACCTGCGCGATACCACCCAGGCCGAGGATATCCCGCAGATCTGGTACCAGGTGCGCAAGAAGATCCAGGACATCCGCGGTGAATTCCCCCAAGGCCTGCAAGGGCCGGGTTTCAACGACGAGTTCGGTGATGTGTTCGGCTCGATCTACGCCTTCACCACCGATGGCCTGGACCTGCGCCAGTTGCGCGATTACGTCGAGCAGGTGCGCGCCGAAGTGCGCGAGGTGCCGAATATCGGCAAGGTCGAAACCATCGGCGTGCAGGATGAAGTGCTGTACCTGAACTTCTCCACCCGCAAGCTGGCGGCGCTGGGCATCGACCAGCGCCAGGTGATGCAGGCGCTGCAATCGCAGAATGCGGTGACTCCGGCCGGGGTGATCGAAGCCGGACCAGAGCGCATCTCGGTGCGCACCACCGGCCAGTTCGCCTCGGAGAAGGACCTGCAGGTGGTCAACCTGAGAATCAACGACCGCTTCTTCCGCCTGGCCGACATCGCCGATATCGAGCGCGGTTTCCAGGATCCGCCCGCCCCCATGTTCCGCTACAACGGCCAGTCGGCCATCGGCCTGGCGATCGGCATGAAGAAGGGTGGCAACATCCAGGCGTTCGGCAAGGCACTGCGCGACAAGATGGACAGCATCACCGCTGAGCTGCCGGTGGGTGTGGGCGTGCATACCGTGTCGAACCAGGCCGTGGTAGTCGAGGACGCCGTGGGCGGCTTCACCAGTGCGCTGTTCGAGGCGGTGATCATCGTGCTGGTGGTCAGTTTCATCAGCCTGGGCATACGCGCAGGCCTGGTGGTGGCCTGTTCGATCCCGCTGGTGCTGGCGATGGTTTTCGTGTTCATGGAGTACAGCGGCATCACCATGCAGCGCATCTCGCTGGGTGCATTGATCATCGCCCTGGGCCTGCTGGTCGACGATGCAATGATCACCGTAGAGATGATGGTCACGCGCCTGGAGATGGGCGAGAGCAAGAACGACGCGGCGACCTATGCCTATACCTCGACGGCATTCCCGATGCTCACCGGCACCTTGGTCACCGTTGCCGGCTTCGTGCCCATCGGCCTGAACGCCAGCTCTGCGGGCGAATACACCTTCACCCTGTTCGCGGTGATCGCGGTGGCGCTGCTGGTGTCGTGGGTGGTGGCGGTGTTCTTCGCGCCGGTGCTGGGCGTGCATATCCTCAGCAGCAAGGTCAAACCCCATGATGAGGAACCCGGCCGCATCGGCCGCGCCTTCGAAAGCGGCTTGCTGTGGTGCATGCGCAACCGCTGGCTGACCATCGTTGGCACCGTGGTGCTGTTCGCCCTGGCGGTGTTGAGCATGCGGTTCGTGCAGAACCAGTTCTTCCCTTCTTCGGATCGCCCGGAGATCCTGCTGGAACTGAACCTGCCGCAGAACGCGTCGATCCAGGAAACCCGTCGTGCGGTCGATCGCCTGGAGGCCACCCTCAAGGACGATCCGGACATCGACCACTGGAGTACCTATATCGGCCAGGGCGCGGTGCGTTTCTACCTTCCGCTCGACCAGCAGTTGCAGAACCCGTACTACGCGCAACTGGTCATCGTCAGCAAGGGGCTGGAGCAGCGCAACACGTTGATTCCCAAGCTGCAGGAGCGGCTGCGCAATGATTTCGTCGGCATCGGCACCAATGTGCAATCGCTGGAGATGGGCCCTCCAGTGGGGCGTCCGATCCAGTACCGGGTCAGCGGCAAGGATATCGACCAGGTGCGCAAGCACGCCATCGACCTTGCGACCCTGCTCGACCAGAACCCCAACATTGGCGAGATGATGTACGACTGGAACGAGCCCGGCAAAGTCCTGCGGGTCGAGATCGCCCAGGATAAGGCGCGCCAACTGGGCCTGTCGTCCGAAGACGTCGCCAACGTGATGAACAGCATCGTCACCGGTGCACCGGTGACCCAGGTCAACGACCAGATCTACCTGGTGGACGTGGTCGCGCGCGCCAAGGACAGTGAGCGCGGCTCGCCCGATACCCTGCAGAACCTGCAGATCGTCAGCCCCAGCGGCACCTCGATCCCCTTGCTGTCGTTCGCCACGGTGCGCTACGAGCTCGAACAGCCATTGGTTTGGCGGCGTGACCGCAAGCCGACGATCACCATAAAGGCGTCGGTCAACGGCGAGATCCAACCCACCGATCTGGTGGCCCAGCTCAAGCCGAAGATCGAAGAGTTCGCCGCTTCGCTGCCGGCCGGTTACGAAGTAGCCACCGGCGGCACCGTGGAGGAGAGCGGCAAGGCCCAGGGCCCGATCGCTCAGGTGATTCCGCTGATGCTGTTCCTGATGGCGACCTTCCTGATGATCCAGTTGCACAGTGTGCAGAAGCTGTTCCTGGTGGTCAGCGTGGCGCCGCTGGGGCTGATCGGCGTGGTCCTGGCGCTGGTGCCGACGGGAACGCCGATGGGCTTCGTTGCGATCCTCGGGATTCTTGCGCTGATCGGCATCATCATCCGCAACTCGGTGATCCTGGTGACCCAGATCGACGAATTCGAGGCCCAGGGCTACTCACCTTGGGACGCGGTGGTCGAGGCGACCAACCATCGGCGCCGGCCGATCCTGCTCACGGCCGCCGCGGCCAGCCTGGGGATGATCCCCATCGCCCGCGAGGTGTTCTGGGGCCCGATGGCCTACGCCATGATCGGCGGGATCATCAGCGCAACGCTGCTGACCTTGCTGTTCCTGCCGGCGCTCTACGTGGCCTGGTACAAGATCCGAGAGCCGCAGGCGCAGAATTGA